The region CGGGCATCCTGCGGGCCATGACGTCCCGCCTGGTGGACGCACGCCCCGAGGCCCACGAAGTGGCAGTGGCGCTTCGTTCCCTGGCCTCTGAAGCCATGGTGCTGGATGGACCGTCGACCGTTCCTTCGCCGGACTCCGCGCTCAGCGATCCGGACACCGGTGAATCCGCAACGGGCGGCGTCACCACGGGCAACATCTATATTCCGGCGCCGCCGCAGCACGCCCCCAGTCTGGGCTAGGCCGGACGGGCCGGAGAAGACATAAAAAACGGATCGGTCCTGCTGGACCGATCCGTTTTTCGTCGAGGGGCGGAAGAGGCTACTTGCCGTCGCCGGCCGCTTCATCCTCTTCGGGCTCGAAGTTCGAGGCTTCCTCGGTGCTCGCAGCCGAAATACCGTCCTCGCTCTGGGGGATGGTGCCTTCGGGTCCGCCCTGCGAACCCGTCTTCGACTGATCCCCCTGGCCGGCTTCCTTTTCGGTATTTCCCATGGTGTTTCTCCTTTGTGGTGCTCGCTGGCCTACTTATTCGATACTAGGCCAACTGTGGCCCGGCCAACACCTGCGGACGGATCGGGCGGCTGCCCTGGTCAGGCGGCCGAGCGTTTGCTGGCTGCGCGGACAGCGACCAGGCTCAGCAGCAGGAGCGCTGCGGCCGAAGCGGTCGGAACAATGAAGGCGTGGCTGTAACCGAAGGAATCCGCCAGCCCTCCGGCCACGGATGAACCCAGCGCCTGGCCGGTGACGACGCCGCTGGCCAGCAGGGTCATTACGGTACCCATCAGTTCGCGCGGGGCCACGATGGCGCCGATGCCGAAAATGCTGACCATGGTCGGTCCCACGGGAAGACCCAGAATCAGCAGCACAACCAGCATCATGCCTATGCTCGAGGGCAGGAACAGCAGCAGGGTAAAAGCCAGCATCGCCGCGGCGCACAGGACCCAGCGCCCCGCGGTGCCGAAGCGCTCGGGCCAGAAGGCCACGGACAGGGCGGCAACGGCGGAACTCAAAGCCATGGCCGCGTAGATGAGGCCGGCGGAAGTGGCCATGTCGAAGCTGCCGGCAAACGCCGTGAGGCTGGTCTGGGTGGAACCGAAGAACGAGCCCATGGCGACCATGCCGAGCACCGGAACCATGATGAGCAGCCACTGCGGACGTTCCCGCGGGGCCGGTGTTTCCGGATCCGGGCCGCTTCCTGCCGGCGTCGCTCCCTTGCGGGAAATCTTCGGGCGGCGCGAGGTGGGGACAACGTGCTCCACCGTGTGGTGCA is a window of Arthrobacter sp. zg-Y1171 DNA encoding:
- a CDS encoding MFS transporter, yielding MTQDTSTPTQAPSPDSNPADPVKTPSAGGRYQVIFALAGKSFFPIAFLARLPLAMLTVGALTLITEVSGSYALGGLAAGGVGVGSAVGAPLLGYLADRIGQRPVLLGTAVLNPVAIGLFLLSAALLDPADAPFWMLAAALFMGASCPQVGPMARVRWMAMTARRPQGREMDTALAYEGTADELTFVLGPALVGLLAAAVAPWLPLVLAAVLTATMVTAFAVHHTVEHVVPTSRRPKISRKGATPAGSGPDPETPAPRERPQWLLIMVPVLGMVAMGSFFGSTQTSLTAFAGSFDMATSAGLIYAAMALSSAVAALSVAFWPERFGTAGRWVLCAAAMLAFTLLLFLPSSIGMMLVVLLILGLPVGPTMVSIFGIGAIVAPRELMGTVMTLLASGVVTGQALGSSVAGGLADSFGYSHAFIVPTASAAALLLLSLVAVRAASKRSAA